From one Streptomyces sp. R41 genomic stretch:
- a CDS encoding long-chain fatty acid--CoA ligase has translation MREFSLPALYEVPADGNLTDIVRRNAAQHPDVAVIARKVGGTWTDVTATAFLAEVRDAAKGLIASGVQPGDRVGLMSRTRYEWTLLDFAIWSAGAITVPVYETSSAEQVQWVLGDSGATACIVELDTHAASVESVRDRLPALKHVWQIEAGGVEELGRLGKDVSDATVEERSSLAKADDPATIVYTSGTTGRPKGCVLTHRAFFAECGNIVERLRPLFRTGECSVLLFLPLAHVFGRLVQVAPMMAPIKLGCVPDIKNLTDELAAFRPTLILGVPRVFEKVYNSARAKAQADGKGKIFDKAADTAIAYSRALDTPSGPSLGLKIKYKTFDKLVYSKLRAVLGGRGEYAISGGAPLGERLGHFFRGIGFTVLEGYGLTESCAATAFNPWDRTKIGTVGQPLPGSVIRIADDGEVLLHGEHLFQGYWNNEGATAEALADGWFHTGDIGTLDEDGYLRITGRKKEIIVTAGGKNVAPAVIEDRIRAHALVAECMVVGDGRPFVGALVTVDEEFLGRWAEEHGKPAGSTAASLREDADLVAAIQDAVDDGNAAVSKAESVRKFRILASQFSEESGHLTPSLKLKRNVVAKDYADEIEAIYRG, from the coding sequence TTGCGCGAGTTCAGCCTTCCGGCTTTGTACGAGGTCCCTGCGGACGGCAACCTGACCGACATCGTCCGCAGAAACGCCGCGCAGCATCCCGACGTAGCCGTCATCGCCCGCAAGGTGGGCGGCACTTGGACGGATGTCACCGCCACCGCCTTCCTCGCCGAGGTGCGGGACGCCGCCAAGGGCCTGATCGCCTCCGGCGTCCAGCCGGGCGACCGGGTCGGCCTGATGTCCCGTACCCGCTACGAGTGGACGCTGCTCGACTTCGCGATCTGGAGCGCGGGCGCGATCACCGTGCCGGTGTACGAGACCAGCTCCGCCGAGCAGGTGCAGTGGGTCCTCGGCGACTCGGGCGCGACCGCCTGCATCGTCGAGCTGGACACGCACGCGGCCTCCGTGGAGTCGGTGCGCGACCGGCTGCCCGCCCTCAAGCACGTCTGGCAGATCGAGGCCGGCGGCGTGGAGGAGCTGGGACGCCTCGGCAAGGACGTCAGCGACGCCACCGTCGAGGAGCGCAGCTCGCTCGCCAAGGCCGACGACCCGGCGACCATCGTCTACACGAGCGGCACGACCGGCCGCCCCAAGGGCTGTGTCCTCACCCACCGCGCCTTCTTCGCGGAGTGCGGCAACATCGTGGAGCGGCTGCGCCCGCTCTTCCGCACGGGCGAGTGTTCCGTCCTGCTCTTCCTCCCGCTCGCCCATGTCTTCGGGCGGCTCGTGCAGGTCGCGCCGATGATGGCGCCGATCAAGCTGGGCTGTGTCCCGGACATCAAGAACCTCACCGACGAGCTGGCCGCGTTCCGGCCGACGCTGATCCTCGGTGTGCCGCGCGTCTTCGAGAAGGTCTACAACTCGGCGCGTGCCAAGGCGCAGGCGGACGGCAAGGGCAAGATCTTCGACAAGGCGGCCGACACGGCGATCGCGTACAGCCGCGCCCTGGACACCCCCTCCGGCCCGTCGCTCGGTCTGAAGATCAAGTACAAGACCTTCGACAAGCTCGTCTACAGCAAGCTGCGCGCGGTGCTGGGCGGTCGCGGCGAGTACGCGATCTCGGGCGGAGCCCCGCTCGGCGAGCGGCTCGGCCACTTCTTCCGCGGCATCGGCTTCACGGTCCTGGAGGGCTACGGCCTGACGGAGTCCTGCGCGGCCACCGCCTTCAACCCCTGGGACCGTACGAAGATCGGCACCGTCGGCCAGCCGCTGCCGGGTTCCGTGATCCGCATCGCGGACGACGGCGAGGTGCTGCTGCACGGCGAGCACCTGTTCCAGGGGTACTGGAACAACGAGGGCGCGACCGCCGAGGCCCTCGCCGACGGCTGGTTCCACACCGGTGACATCGGCACCCTCGACGAGGACGGCTACCTCCGGATCACCGGCCGCAAGAAGGAGATCATCGTCACCGCGGGCGGCAAGAACGTCGCCCCGGCCGTGATCGAGGACCGCATCCGCGCGCACGCGCTGGTCGCGGAGTGCATGGTGGTCGGCGACGGGCGCCCGTTCGTCGGCGCGCTGGTCACCGTCGACGAGGAGTTCCTGGGCCGCTGGGCCGAGGAGCACGGGAAGCCGGCCGGCTCGACCGCGGCGTCACTGCGCGAGGACGCGGACCTGGTCGCCGCGATTCAGGACGCGGTCGACGACGGCAATGCTGCCGTCTCCAAGGCGGAGTCGGTGCGCAAGTTCCGGATCCTCGCCTCCCAGTTCAGCGAGGAGTCGGGGCACCTCACGCCGTCACTCAAGCTCAAGCGGAATGTGGTGGCGAAGGATTACGCCGACGAGATCGAAGCGATTTACCGGGGCTGA
- a CDS encoding glycosyltransferase family 4 protein — protein MHKTLIVTNDFPPRPGGIQAFLHNMALRLDPEQLVVYASTWKRGREGVEATAAFDAEQPFTVVRDRTTMLLPTPGATRRAVGLLREHGCTSVWFGAAAPLGLMAPALRRAGARRLVATTHGHEAGWAQLPAARGLLRRIGESTDTISYLGEYTRSRIASALTPEAASRMVQLPPGVDEKTFHPGSGGDAIRARLGLTDRPVVVCVSRLVPRKGQDTLILAMPRILAKEPDAVLLIVGGGPYEKELRKLAYDTGVGQSVRFTGAVPWSELPAHYGAGDVFAMPCRTRRGGLDVEGLGIVYLEASATGLPVVAGDSGGAPDAVLDGETGWVVRGGSPDESADRIITLLGDSELRRRMGERGRQWVEEKWRWDLLAERLRELL, from the coding sequence ATGCACAAGACCTTGATCGTGACGAACGACTTCCCGCCCCGCCCCGGCGGCATCCAGGCGTTCCTGCACAACATGGCGCTGCGCCTGGACCCCGAGCAGCTCGTCGTCTACGCCTCCACGTGGAAGCGTGGCCGCGAGGGCGTCGAGGCGACCGCCGCCTTCGACGCCGAACAGCCCTTCACCGTCGTACGGGACCGCACGACGATGCTGCTGCCGACCCCGGGCGCCACCCGGCGTGCCGTCGGGCTGCTGCGCGAACACGGCTGTACGTCGGTGTGGTTCGGGGCGGCGGCGCCGCTCGGCCTGATGGCGCCCGCGCTGCGCAGGGCGGGCGCGCGACGGCTCGTGGCGACCACGCACGGCCACGAGGCGGGCTGGGCACAGCTGCCCGCCGCGCGCGGGCTGCTGCGCCGCATCGGCGAGTCCACGGACACGATCAGCTACCTCGGGGAGTACACGCGCTCGCGGATCGCCTCCGCGCTGACCCCCGAGGCCGCGTCCCGCATGGTCCAACTGCCGCCCGGCGTCGACGAGAAGACCTTCCACCCCGGCTCCGGCGGCGACGCGATCCGCGCCCGCCTCGGCCTGACGGACCGCCCCGTGGTGGTCTGCGTCTCCCGCCTGGTCCCGCGCAAGGGCCAGGACACGCTGATCCTCGCCATGCCGCGCATCCTGGCCAAGGAGCCGGACGCGGTGCTGCTGATCGTCGGCGGCGGGCCGTACGAGAAGGAGCTGCGCAAGCTCGCGTACGACACCGGTGTCGGTCAGTCCGTCCGCTTCACCGGGGCGGTGCCCTGGTCCGAGCTGCCCGCGCACTACGGCGCGGGGGATGTCTTCGCGATGCCCTGCCGGACGCGCCGGGGCGGGCTCGACGTGGAGGGTCTCGGCATCGTGTATCTGGAGGCGTCGGCCACCGGGCTGCCCGTCGTCGCCGGCGACTCGGGCGGGGCGCCGGACGCCGTCCTCGACGGTGAGACCGGCTGGGTCGTACGCGGAGGGTCGCCGGACGAGTCGGCCGACCGCATCATCACCCTTCTCGGGGACTCCGAGCTGCGCCGCCGGATGGGGGAGCGGGGGCGTCAGTGGGTGGAGGAGAAGTGGCGCTGGGATCTGCTGGCTGAGCGGCTGCGGGAGCTGTTGTAG